The following are encoded together in the Robertmurraya sp. FSL R5-0851 genome:
- a CDS encoding 2-hydroxymuconate tautomerase yields MIRLRRTYISLKEAIIMPYVTVKMLEGRTDDQKKALVEKVTAAVVETTGAPAKKVVVFIDEMTKNNYGIAGKRLSDE; encoded by the coding sequence ATGATTAGGTTAAGAAGAACTTACATATCTCTCAAGGAGGCAATCATCATGCCATACGTAACTGTAAAAATGCTAGAAGGCCGTACTGACGACCAAAAGAAAGCTCTTGTGGAAAAAGTAACCGCTGCTGTCGTGGAAACAACGGGAGCACCTGCTAAGAAAGTCGTTGTATTCATTGATGAAATGACGAAAAATAATTATGGGATTGCTGGAAAAAGGCTGTCTGACGAGTAA
- a CDS encoding YwgA family protein has protein sequence MLKDHAKIMQAFAAAGEIVGRKKLQKMIYIAKKVDFPFQERFQFHFYGPYSEELTLRVEELCNMGFLNEVKEKKGGYMQYRYSLTDEGMEFLNMNLVELPALEDCLTDMNSQNARFLELVSTVLFFDDLEVEEVKEKIFTLKSKQKYTEDEIKQAYEYIEALKGKVVPV, from the coding sequence AAGCTTTTGCAGCGGCAGGGGAAATTGTTGGTCGGAAAAAACTGCAAAAAATGATTTATATAGCGAAAAAAGTAGATTTTCCTTTCCAAGAGAGGTTTCAGTTTCACTTTTATGGACCTTACTCCGAAGAGTTGACCCTTCGTGTAGAAGAGCTATGCAATATGGGCTTTCTTAACGAGGTGAAGGAGAAAAAGGGCGGTTACATGCAGTACCGCTACTCCTTAACAGATGAGGGTATGGAATTTTTAAATATGAACCTAGTGGAACTTCCGGCTTTAGAGGATTGTTTAACCGACATGAATAGCCAGAATGCTAGGTTTCTAGAACTCGTATCAACCGTACTTTTCTTTGACGATTTAGAAGTAGAGGAAGTAAAGGAAAAAATCTTTACTCTAAAGAGCAAGCAAAAATACACCGAAGACGAAATTAAGCAGGCGTATGAATATATTGAAGCATTAAAGGGGAAAGTGGTCCCTGTATAA
- a CDS encoding site-2 protease family protein has protein sequence MIPYVVITLIVAFSVHEFAHAWVAYKFGDDTAKNQGRLTLNPMKHLDPFGTLLIFIIGFGWARPVPVNRFFFKNPRLASILVSIAGPLSNLMLSVLGFVLLYGLVATGAVETLPSYVFEFLNIFLYLNVALFVFNLLPFPPLDGYRIIEDLVPVNVRAKMTQYEQYGALIFLILVITPLDQYTIDPLYSTVVPSILSTLDQFFYQLFL, from the coding sequence ATGATTCCATACGTGGTTATTACGTTGATCGTAGCGTTTTCTGTCCATGAATTTGCCCATGCGTGGGTGGCCTATAAGTTTGGGGATGATACGGCGAAAAATCAGGGCAGACTAACTCTAAATCCGATGAAGCACTTGGACCCCTTTGGCACATTGTTAATTTTTATTATAGGCTTCGGTTGGGCAAGACCTGTTCCAGTCAATCGCTTTTTCTTTAAAAATCCTCGGTTAGCAAGTATTCTTGTATCAATAGCAGGGCCCCTTAGTAATCTAATGCTATCCGTTCTTGGCTTTGTGTTATTGTATGGATTGGTGGCTACTGGTGCGGTGGAAACTCTACCCTCATACGTGTTTGAGTTTCTTAATATATTTTTGTATTTAAATGTTGCTTTATTTGTGTTTAATCTGCTGCCATTTCCACCGTTAGATGGATATCGAATTATTGAAGACCTCGTACCGGTGAATGTACGGGCTAAAATGACACAGTATGAGCAATATGGAGCACTCATCTTTCTTATTTTAGTTATAACTCCACTTGATCAATATACGATTGATCCATTGTATTCGACAGTCGTTCCGTCGATTCTTTCGACTTTAGATCAGTTCTTTTATCAGTTATTTTTGTAG